GTTGCGCTTATAGCTGTGTGATTGCTTGCATTCTTGTCATGATTTCTTCCCCAGGAATATGTTCTTGAAGATCCCAATATCTGCACTCCCTCGGCATATTTCTTACCCTTCCCAAAATGAATGTCTTCTCTGTTTGGACATGAAAGATACAGGCGATTTCTTGCTACGCGCTTATCTTGAAGGTGGATAAGTGCCGTGCAGGGTGGCATGTCCTCTTCATCCGTGGTGGGTGCAAGCGTGTGTTCGTCGATGACATCGTCACTGTTCTGCCAACAGATAGATAAATGGTACAGTGCTTCAGAATGGTACTGTTTTTGTCTTAGACAGTCCGCTGATTGCTCAATTTAGCCTGCAAGTTCGTGAAACTATTGACAGTTGAAATTGGGAAACATGATCATAAATTACAGATGGAAAATACTGCTCGCAAAATAAACCTATGGGTTTTGTATGCCGCCGCGTGGCCTTTTGCTGATAAACTGTAATTGGCAAAGCAAAACCGATGAGAATCACAAATTTGACGGCCTATATATAGCAGGCACATCATTTCATCAACTCAAATTTTGTGGCAATCATCATTCTTCGTTTACAAACAAGCACATACATAGTGGCAACAAGAATTTGAGAGCAGTTAATCATCTACAAGGAAACAGAGTGCTAGAAACAGAGCAAGTCTGTATTCTATCAGGTTGATTTGGTACTACGGGACTGGTCTGCTCTGCACCACACTGCCGACTCCATGGAGTTGGAGCGTGCGGTGTCGTTCCGAAGTGGAGAGAATTCAAACCAATTCTTCAATTTGCGGAACTTGGATCACAACATATGCAATCCTCATTCTTTGATTACAAACAAGCACAAGCATAGTGGCAACAACAGACATAGAGGAACAAAGTAAGTCCATTTTGAAAATTGTAGATGTTCTCATAAGGTTGACCAGCCATTCCATTCCATGGTGTTCCTCAAGAAGCGATTTTCAGCTAGGCCAGCAATTGCATCTTGTAAATTCTCAAAATGGCAGTGCAGCTTGCTACTCCCCTCCGTTACAGTGAAGCTCCAACCCTCCGTTGCAGTGAAGCTCCAAGACAAGGTGTTCTTCTTCCATTCACAGTGGTCGGCTTCACCTTGCACCATATCAACTTGGAGGGCTCAAGTCGCCACCGAACTATGTCCGGGCCATCGTCCACCTCAGGCTCATGGAGGGCGATGCAGTCAAGCATCTCGTGCTAGGCGGCAGCCTCCGGGGCCCCAAATGGCCTCCGGAAAGCGAGGAgccctaagtcaataagggccCTCTCTACAGAGATCCAAGGATCAACGGCAATGGAGAAGAGGTCGGGGAAGCGCGCGGCGAAGGGAGAATCTCCTGCCCACCGGCCGAACCAGAACAGAGTCGCCACCCCAGATCAAACCGAAATGGAAGTCCCAATGCGGAGGACCGGAAGGAGCTGGATGACTGACTGCCAGAACTGGGAGCCTCCAGACCTCTGACAGAAGGCGAGGGGTTGCCCGCGCAGGTATTTATTTCGGATGATGTCTAACCAGAGGCCACCTTGGCCTTGCAAAATGCGCCAAAGCCAGCGGGATAAGAGGGCGATGTTCATGCGCTTAGAACACATGATCCCGAGGCCTCCTTATTCCCGCGGCTTACAGATGTCCGGCCAGCTGACCATATGGTATTTCTGCTTATTGTTGTCGCCCGCCCAGTAGAAACGAGACTGGACTCTAGCGATCTCATGATGCAGAGTCTCGTGCAAGCTATAGAAGCTCATGAGGAACAAGAGGAAGCTTGATAAGGAGGAGTTGATGAGAATCGTCCGGACCACCTTAGAGAGCCACCTGCCCTGCCAAGTCTCAATACGCGTCTGCAACTTGGCTACAGTCGGGCGCAAGTCGGTGACTGTGAGCCGGGAGTCACTAATGGGCGTCCCCAAGTAGGTCGTGAGGAAGGAGCCCAAGCGACAGTTAAGCCGGTTGGCAATGTTCAGGCATTCGTCCGGAGAGTAGCCCATCACCATCACATCACTCTTGTCGAAGTTGATCTTGAGGCCAGACATTTGTtggaagcagaggaggaggaatttGAGATTGGAGATGTCCGTCTCCGAGCCTTCCACCATAATGATGGTGTCGTCGGCGTGCTGGAGAAGGGAGATCCTAGAGCCGCCAGCAAGGTGAGGCGTGATCCCGTGGATATGCCCAGCCGCCTTAGCCTTGTCCAGGATCGCGGCAAGTGCGTCCACAACCATGTTGAACAAGAATGGGGAGAAGGGGTCGCCTTGTCTAACCCCCCAAAAAAAAAACAGCAAGAAGAACCCAATTGGTAATGGATGGTGAGAGTCTAAGACACTAAAATGATAGTATAAAGAATTGCTTATATGAAAAGTAACAACTCATAGCGCATATCATACTGATGTGGTCTAGTTTTCAGAAACAAAGTGTGATGCTTTTTATTTTCAGAGGAAATAAAAGCTAAAAGCAAAATCAAAGCAGAAAACCATGGATATAAAAATATGGTGTGGCTAGgcctcagtcgactgagatttaaccAAGTCTTAGTCAAGTGACAAAACACGCAAGAGATAAAAGGAAAAAActgaaaataaaattttgcacGGGTCTCAATGTCGATATAGCATCGACTGAGACTTAGCAAGACTATAAAAACACATTCACCTACAGCTGCCTGGGAAACTCTATGTTACTCCCTCTGATCGAAAATAAGTGTCATggtttagttcaaatttgaactaagaCAATGACACTTATTTCGGATCAGAGAGAGTATATGATACTGTCTACATGTCCAGCAGGTAAATAGGAATGCAACATCTTACAGACACTGAGATAAACAGTTGGCGGTGTGCATGAAGAAAGTGCGACAAAGATCGCGAGAAATCAGATGGAATCATACAAATCAAAGGAAATCATCATTCTTCATCTACAAACAAGCACAGGCATAGTGGCAGCAAGAATTTGAGAGGAATTAATCTTCTTCAAGGAAACAGAGTGCTAGAAACAGAGCAAGTCTGTATCCATGGAGTCGGAGCGTTCCCTGCCGTTCTGGAGTGGAGAGAATTCAAACAAATCCTTAAATTAGCGGAACTCAGATCACAACATATGCAATCCTCATTCTTTTATTACAAACAGGCACAAGCATAGTGGCAGCAACAAACAGAGAGGAACTAAGGATCTCTGGAAGAACAGAGTACTACTAGAAAACAAAGGAAGGCTGTGTTAAAAATTGCAGGTGTTCTCATCAGGTTGATCATCAGCCATTCCGTTCCATGCTGTTCCCTAAGAAGTCATTTTTCATCGGGGCCAACAATTGCAACTTGTGAATTCCTTCTGAGTAGCAGTGCAGCTTGCTACTACCCTCCATTACACTGAAGCCCCGAGATCAATGCATTCCTTTTCCATTCACAGTGGAGAAATGCCGTGATCCCTCGCAGCTTCACCTTATACAGTATCAGAGGCCGCCGTGATCCCTCTCAGCTTCACCTTACACCATATCAGAGGCCACAAGCCAGCAGAGAACCTGGAGAGCTGAACATGATGGCCAATTGCAGCATAACATTACGTATCTGCAGATTCTTGTGGGGTGTAGTCCATTGCATTTTCCACGAGTTCTCTCCAGCTAAAATGCAATTACAGAGCATGCATTAGTTTTATTTCATCGGGAATTTTATTATGTGTTCACAAGTTCAAAACAACAAACAAATTGCAAGTATAACTGACCAGTTATCTGCATGAACACTTCACGATTCACGTTCAGATGCACTTTGACTGTCAAGGCACCGCGAACTAGCTCTCTCCTGGATCGGAAATGGAATTCAAGCTTCAGATTCACTCGAGATCATTCATTGGCGGCAGAAGATGTTAGGATTTTTGTTCACTCCAGCTCAAGGAGCTCTCTGCAACAAAGTGGATTATTAGAAATAAATGCTTAACGGAAAAGCGAATCAGATGACCACGACAAAGTTTACAGTATAAGTTAGTCCTTACATGTCCAGCAGATAGGTGGTAATGGATGGCCGTATCATCAGCAGCAACAAGTGCAAACGAGCCACACCTACTGTATAGAGAGAGAAACATGGTCAGAAACCCAAAACTGAATCAACTAATCAAAGCATGCAACCATGGTGTTCCAGTTAAGGCTCCTGGTGACCTGAGTGTATGCCAGAACAGATCAGTATGCAGCAGGGGTCAATTGAGGCGAGCGAAGAACAGAACAATGGAACGGAGAAGAGCTCGATCATCAACTACAACTAGACACTCTTCTTCAGCGCAGATCATGTTTGCTGTTATAGAAGGCAATAAAGCAGAAGAGAATAGAAATGGATTGTAAGAGTTTATATAATAAACATCACCAGTTGATAGCTACAGCCTACATGCAGGTATATAGTGAGCTGAGTAAACAACAGACCAATCTAAGGAGCCATCTTCCAGCATTTGTATACAGTGGGAAGAGCAGAGAATGCAGGCTGCCCTCTTGATGATTCATGAGTTGATTGATAATGCCATCTTCCATGAGAAAGAGGGGCGCATATATTACTGAGCCCAAGTGGTGATGGCGAGATTCCATGAGAGCACAGCGGTACATCAAGTTCCTGTCAGAAATAATTGATAAGCGAAAAACAAACTATTTACCAGCATTGCGGATTGAAAGAAACAAAGAGGATGTTCGATCTGTACCAGAGAATCTGTACAGAGCGGCAGCAATGGAGCTGAAGAAAGAAACGAGCAACGTCACCCAGATCGTGGTAGCTCCGGTCCTTCTGCAGTCGTAGCACGGGATGGTTGGGGTGTGCGTCCAACCTCACCTTGCAGCGCGCCAAACTTCGCCACTTGAAGTCCATAGCCAAGTGAAATCTCCTTGATTTTTGGAAGGTGTTTGATGCCAGTAATCCGTGATTTCAATCTGCACCATTCAATTTCGATCTTTTCCAACTGGGGCGAGGTGCCTACCTCGAATACCAACTCTGTCAGTTGCTCCAGGCTCGACATATCAAGTCTCCTCCTGAGACTTGGGAATGTTTCTGCTCTAAAAATAAGTTTCTTCCCAACATAAGAATCCCAACCAAGACGAAGGAGCATGAGCTTAGGCAGTGCGCCtagtagtttcatgattttatcTCCTTCCGTCAGATTGCTATCCGATAAGTCAATCTTCACCAAATGTACTAGATCCCCAAACCAGTCAGGCATCTCCCCGAGATCTCCAACCAAATTCAGCTTCCTCAGGAGAGGGGGAGGGGAGGAAATAGAATGCAACCACTTAAGTGATGGACGGTTTCTCCAATAAATAGTATCCACACAAACGCAAAGAGATGTGAGGGAAGTGAGCTTCTCAAGGGATGCACAAAGTATCTCATTGTTTTTCTTGCTGGCCCCTACTCTGACACTTAACTTTCTCAAATTTATAAGCTCCCCGAGCTCTTTAACTGCTTTCCTACTAGCTTGCCCAATGTTCACAACCTCTAGTATTTCTAAATCCTTTAGGTTGCTGATCTCCGTGGGCCCCTTCACACCCCTAGGAGCAGGATAAGTAAGGATAAAGGGCGTACAACTGCACGTGCAGCAGAACTCGGGCCAAATTCTATTACACGAAGGCTACGGAGGTTTTGTAGTTTAGTGATCTCAATTGGTAGTGATGTGACGACTCTTACGTCCAAAGTCTGCAGGCCATGTAATTTCCCTATGGATCTTGGGAGCTTGTGAACATTTGAATCAAAACTAAGATATTTCAAATGACGTAACAACCCAATAGTATTGATAACTTTTCGTGTGATTTCAAACTGGGCATCATGTAAATCCAAGACTCTAAGCATCCTAGAGTCAGACAAACAGAGTGATAGTGTCAGCTTCATGGGTCTCCCACCAAACACGGTTAATGGTCGGACATGGTGCAAATCCATGATTTTATTTTGGCACCGACTGCCATGAATGACGTAAATTCTCTTGTACTATGCCCGTTATATTATCCCATGTCGAGCATGCAAAACTTTCATCCCTAGAAATTGAGATCATGACATCACGAATGATATCATGGACTCGACAGTTCTTCACAGTTCCATCTATGTTCACTCTTGATGGCTGGATCAAGTTTCGGTTGATTAGGTCATTAAAGTAACTATTCCCAACATCCTCAACACTCACCCCAACTCTAGCGATGACAAAGCCCTCGGCTATCCATCTTTCTACCAGACGCCTCCTTTTGATTTCAAAATCCTCTCCAAATATGCTTAAATACAGAAAACATGACTTAAGATGGGAGGGCAAGTGGTTGTAACTCATGGTAACCATCCTCCTCACTGCTTCAAGGCTTCGGTTGCTCTCTAGCTCTGAGGGGATCTGGTTATAAATACTTTGCCACTCAATAACCTCTCTAGTGGCAAGCATGCCTCCTATTGTGAGTATAGCTAGAGGTAACCGTCCAGACTTTTTTACTATCTTAGTAACTATGTTCCTCATGTTCTCATATTTTTCCATGTCTTCCTCACTTTTCCTCACCTTCCTTAATAGCAATTTTATGGCGTCATTTGTTTCTAAGGGTTGATGGCGGTAGATAAATGATCCATAAGATTCCAAGGTACACTCCTTAGCTAAGCCAACATCTCTTGTTGTTACCATTATCCGACTACCTTTGCTGTTATTACTTGGAAAAGCAATTGTTTTGATCCACTTCCAATCATCTATGTTCCATAAGTCATCAAGAACAACAAAGTACCTCTTCTCAAGTAGCTCTTTTCTGAGGTAGCTCGCGAGATTCTCTTCTCGCACCACCTTCCCGCCAAGTTCCTTCTTGAGTGCTTCGTCACCGCAGAGTTCTTTGATCATAACTTTGAGAAACTCCATCCTGACAAATGACTGCGACACAGTGATCCAAGCATAACATGAAAAGTTATTCATACTTTCATAAACCTTCCTTGCAATAGTAGTCTTACCCAGACCACCCATGCCAACCATGCATACTACCCGAGCAGGGCCATTGTTGGCATTGACATCCACAAGCCTTATTAACTCTTGTTTAGGATTGGAGAACCCCACCAGTTCGGCTTCATCGATGTTGTTCGCTGACTGGTTGCGAATATCTTCCATGCAAGAATCCCTCTCATCAATGGCTCTAGTGATTTGGTTCTTCTCAATCAGGTTGTAGCGTGTGTTCCTGCTGCTCACTTCTTCAACTCTTGATTTGAGGTCACGGATCTGCATGGCAATTCGGTGGCGGTCTTTGAGCTTCATTAGCTTCCGCGACAAGCTTTGACTTGCCACATGCACCATGAATTCAGCAAGGCAATCCTCAATATTGTAGGAGAGGTCCCTTATTTGATTTGCCCACACCTTTAGTAGCATTTCTTTCTCCTTCATTCCTTCAGCAGCCACGAGGAATGCCTGCATCGTCTCTAGCTCATCTTTGATGAACCTGCAAAACAAAGGTTCGAGAGAAACTTAATTACAACGCTCTCGGTGTTATTCCCACAGCCAGACATGCAAAGATACATGcaaaaataaaggaaaagaatGCTGGGTATCATTTTCCCGATATAATCCTATGTAAGAGGCGTTGTGGGAAGTCTGT
This sequence is a window from Aegilops tauschii subsp. strangulata cultivar AL8/78 chromosome 7, Aet v6.0, whole genome shotgun sequence. Protein-coding genes within it:
- the LOC141026662 gene encoding uncharacterized protein; protein product: MVVDALAAILDKAKAAGHIHGITPHLAGGSRISLLQHADDTIIMVEGSETDISNLKFLLLCFQQMSGLKINFDKSDVMVMGYSPDECLNIANRLNCRLGSFLTTYLGTPISDSRLTVTDLRPTVAKLQTRIETWQGRWLSKVVRTILINSSLSSFLLFLMSFYSLHETLHHEIARVQSRFYWAGDNNKQKYHMVSWPDICKPRE